From Pseudomonas alcaligenes, a single genomic window includes:
- a CDS encoding DUF485 domain-containing protein: MNDSIYQRIEQNPRFQELVAKRERFAWILSAIMLGLYVAFILLIAFEPQVLGTRISADSPVTWGIPMGVGLILSAFVLTGIYVKRANGEFDSLNQAILDEVQK; encoded by the coding sequence ATGAACGACAGCATCTACCAGCGGATTGAGCAGAATCCGCGCTTCCAGGAGTTGGTCGCCAAGCGCGAGCGCTTCGCCTGGATACTTTCCGCCATCATGCTCGGCCTGTACGTGGCCTTCATCCTGCTGATCGCCTTCGAGCCGCAGGTGCTCGGCACGCGCATCAGCGCGGACTCGCCGGTGACCTGGGGCATCCCCATGGGCGTCGGCCTGATCCTTTCCGCCTTCGTCCTGACCGGCATCTACGTCAAGCGCGCCAACGGCGAGTTCGACAGCCTCAACCAGGCCATTCTCGACGAGGTGCAGAAATGA
- a CDS encoding DUF4349 domain-containing protein, with translation MKTYLKHWAGLALLATLVVLGGCSSKGGEAYGGAPAAEAALSAPLQSKTAGRLLVWTADFSLEVADVAKARQQLSERIIGLGGYVEETSEYGSDRQSFVFRVPKDRFEAALSSVEQSGKVLARHVKGEDVTEQYVDVETRLNNNKGLRDRLRALLAQAKDVKDILQIESELNRVQSEIDSMEARMRILKDQIQMSTLKVSLSQTEPPKPATIYGPLGYLYKGAEWFVTKLFIIRE, from the coding sequence ATGAAGACGTACCTGAAACACTGGGCCGGCCTGGCCCTGCTGGCCACCCTGGTCGTATTGGGCGGCTGTTCCTCCAAAGGCGGCGAAGCCTACGGTGGTGCACCCGCAGCTGAGGCGGCGCTCAGTGCGCCGCTGCAGAGCAAGACGGCCGGCCGCCTGCTGGTCTGGACGGCCGACTTCTCCCTGGAAGTGGCCGATGTGGCCAAGGCCCGCCAGCAGCTGAGCGAGCGCATCATCGGCCTCGGCGGCTATGTCGAGGAAACCAGCGAGTACGGCAGTGACCGCCAGAGCTTCGTCTTCCGTGTGCCCAAGGATCGTTTCGAGGCGGCCCTGAGCAGCGTGGAACAGAGTGGCAAGGTGCTGGCCCGCCACGTCAAGGGCGAGGATGTCACCGAGCAGTACGTCGACGTGGAAACCCGCCTGAACAACAACAAGGGGCTGCGTGACCGCCTGCGGGCGCTGCTGGCCCAGGCCAAGGACGTCAAGGACATCCTGCAGATCGAGAGCGAGCTGAACCGCGTGCAGTCCGAGATCGATTCCATGGAAGCGCGCATGCGCATCCTCAAGGATCAGATCCAGATGTCCACCCTCAAGGTCAGCCTGAGCCAGACCGAACCGCCCAAGCCGGCCACCATCTACGGGCCGCTGGGTTACCTGTACAAGGGTGCGGAATGGTTCGTCACCAAGCTGTTTATCATCCGCGAGTGA
- a CDS encoding bifunctional diguanylate cyclase/phosphodiesterase, which produces MEWLGLRFLIGSPQGGLLILDCSHSPGLVILAYVVACAAGYATLSIADRVAHAERLEARRNWSVVGALCLGGGIWSMHFVAMLAFQTPIAIRYDLPTTLVSLLLVLLASALAMQPLGHSKPNLRQCLQAALCIGLGISLMHYIGMAAIRSQATLYYQPALFVLSLVIAFSASLAALQLALFFRDRSGAVHEVLKLLASLIMGGAIVSMHFTGMWALHMVVPEGTPLALQGTENSLQLGLSIALIALLSIGSGLGAAWADRRLQSKEHDLLRVSSLLSQLDQARASLQKVAHYDPLTNLLNRRAFNEVFAEQLQLHAQRQQALAVMFLDIDHFKRINDSLGHDAGDELLKSMAERIRSALRDKDVIARFGGDEFCILISLNRLEEARNLAQRIMQRMKKPLTLAGRQMVMTTSIGISVYPRDGESCDELLKHADLALYQSKGSGRNSVHFFSEHLKNKATMELELEGELRQALKKDRGLLLYYQPIIDMASGQVAKLEALIRWQHPSLGLLAPDRFIGIAEANGFITELDTWVMRRACQDLRQLDLQQLPELRVTVNCSALNLSHDDLPREIARALQSAGLRPQRLELEVTENALMSNVTQALGLLQRIREQGVSISIDDFGTGYSSLAYLRRLPLDTLKIDRSFMQELSQSNADQQIVQAIVGMAHTLHLKVVAEGVENQAQLDFLRGLECDFIQGFLFSKPLPLEELGRFLSEFQPSAASNVIKLREG; this is translated from the coding sequence ATGGAATGGCTGGGACTGCGTTTTCTCATCGGCTCGCCGCAGGGCGGCCTGCTCATCCTCGACTGCAGCCATTCGCCGGGGCTGGTGATACTGGCCTACGTGGTGGCCTGTGCGGCCGGCTACGCCACCCTTAGCATCGCCGACCGGGTGGCCCACGCCGAGCGCCTGGAGGCCCGGCGCAACTGGTCGGTGGTCGGTGCCCTGTGCCTGGGCGGCGGCATCTGGTCGATGCACTTCGTCGCCATGCTGGCCTTCCAGACCCCCATCGCCATCCGCTACGACCTGCCTACGACCCTGGTTTCTCTGCTTCTGGTGCTGCTGGCCTCGGCACTGGCCATGCAGCCGCTGGGGCACAGCAAGCCGAATCTGCGCCAATGCCTGCAGGCGGCCCTGTGCATTGGCCTGGGCATCAGCCTGATGCACTACATCGGCATGGCGGCGATCCGCTCGCAGGCCACCCTCTACTACCAGCCGGCGCTGTTCGTGCTGTCGCTGGTGATCGCCTTTTCCGCCAGCCTGGCCGCCCTGCAGCTGGCGCTGTTCTTCCGCGACCGCAGCGGCGCCGTGCACGAGGTGCTCAAGCTGCTGGCCAGCCTGATCATGGGCGGGGCCATCGTCTCCATGCACTTCACCGGTATGTGGGCGCTGCACATGGTGGTGCCCGAAGGCACGCCGCTGGCGCTGCAGGGCACCGAGAACAGCCTGCAGCTGGGTCTGAGCATCGCCCTGATCGCCTTGCTCAGCATCGGCAGCGGCCTCGGCGCGGCCTGGGCCGACCGCCGCCTGCAGAGCAAGGAGCACGACCTGCTGCGGGTCAGCTCCCTGCTTAGCCAGCTCGACCAGGCCCGCGCCTCGCTGCAGAAGGTGGCCCATTACGACCCACTGACCAACCTGCTCAATCGCCGCGCCTTCAACGAGGTATTCGCCGAGCAGTTGCAGCTGCATGCCCAGCGCCAGCAGGCACTGGCGGTGATGTTTCTCGACATCGATCACTTCAAGCGGATCAACGACAGCCTCGGCCACGACGCCGGCGACGAGCTGCTCAAATCCATGGCCGAGCGCATCCGCAGCGCCCTGCGCGACAAGGACGTGATCGCCCGCTTCGGCGGCGACGAGTTCTGCATCCTGATCAGCCTCAACCGCCTGGAAGAGGCCCGCAACCTGGCCCAGCGCATCATGCAACGGATGAAGAAGCCGCTCACCCTGGCCGGCCGGCAGATGGTGATGACCACCAGCATCGGCATCAGCGTCTACCCGCGCGACGGCGAGAGCTGCGACGAACTGCTCAAGCATGCCGACCTGGCGCTGTACCAGTCCAAGGGCAGCGGACGCAACAGCGTGCACTTCTTCAGCGAACACCTGAAGAACAAGGCAACCATGGAGCTGGAACTGGAAGGCGAGCTGCGCCAGGCGCTGAAAAAGGATCGCGGCCTGTTGCTGTACTACCAGCCGATCATCGACATGGCCAGCGGCCAGGTGGCCAAGCTGGAGGCGCTGATCCGCTGGCAGCACCCCAGCCTGGGCCTGCTCGCTCCGGATCGCTTCATCGGCATCGCCGAAGCCAACGGCTTCATCACCGAGCTGGATACCTGGGTCATGCGCCGCGCCTGCCAGGATCTGCGCCAGCTCGACCTGCAGCAGTTGCCCGAACTGCGCGTAACGGTGAACTGCTCGGCGCTCAACCTCAGCCACGACGACCTGCCCCGGGAGATCGCCCGTGCCCTGCAGAGTGCCGGCCTGCGCCCGCAGCGCCTGGAGCTGGAAGTCACCGAGAACGCCCTGATGAGCAACGTGACCCAGGCCCTGGGCCTGCTGCAGCGCATCCGTGAGCAGGGTGTGAGCATCTCCATCGACGACTTCGGCACCGGCTACTCGTCGCTGGCCTACCTGCGCCGCCTGCCCCTGGACACCCTGAAGATCGACCGCTCGTTCATGCAGGAACTGTCGCAGAGCAACGCCGACCAGCAGATCGTCCAGGCCATCGTCGGCATGGCCCACACCCTGCACCTCAAGGTGGTCGCCGAAGGGGTGGAGAACCAGGCGCAGCTGGACTTCCTGCGCGGCCTGGAGTGCGACTTCATCCAGGGTTTCCTGTTCAGCAAACCCCTGCCCCTGGAGGAGCTGGGACGTTTTCTCAGCGAATTCCAGCCCAGCGCGGCGAGCAATGTGATCAAGCTGCGCGAAGGCTGA
- a CDS encoding cation acetate symporter — MIARILSAIGLLAASPALWAAGAIEGEVQRQPLNIAAILMFVIFVGATLCITYWASKRSKSASDFYTAGGGITGFQNGLAIAGDYMSAASFLGISALVFASGYDGLIYSIGFLVGWPIILFLIAERLRNLGKYTFADVASFRLGQKEIRTLSACGSLVVVAFYLIAQMVGAGKLIELLFGLDYHVAVVLVGILMVCYVLFGGMLATTWVQIIKAVLLLSGASFMALMVMKHVGFDFATLFSEAIKAHPKGEAIMSPGGLVKDPISAMSLGLALMFGTAGLPHILMRFFTVSDAKEARKSVFYATGFIGYFYILTFIIGFGAILLVGTNPDFKDATGALLGGNNMAAVHLANAVGGSWFLGFISAVAFATILAVVSGLTLSGASAVSHDLYASVFKKGKATEKDELRVSKITTVVLGVLAIGLGILFEKQNIAFMVGLAFSIAASCNFPVLILSMYWKKLTTRGAMIGGWLGLLTAVGLMILGPTIWVQILGNATPIYPYEYPALFSIAVAFVGIWFFSITDKSVSASEERARFYPQFVRSQTGLGASGAAAH; from the coding sequence ATGATCGCGCGTATTCTTTCCGCCATCGGCCTGCTGGCCGCGTCTCCGGCCCTGTGGGCGGCCGGTGCCATCGAGGGCGAGGTGCAGCGCCAGCCGCTGAACATTGCTGCCATCCTGATGTTCGTGATCTTCGTCGGCGCCACCCTGTGCATCACCTACTGGGCGTCCAAGCGCAGCAAGTCGGCGTCCGACTTCTACACCGCCGGCGGCGGCATCACCGGCTTCCAGAACGGCCTGGCGATTGCCGGCGACTACATGTCGGCGGCGTCCTTCCTGGGCATTTCCGCGCTGGTGTTCGCTTCCGGTTATGACGGCCTGATCTACTCGATCGGTTTCCTGGTCGGCTGGCCGATCATCCTGTTCCTGATCGCCGAGCGCCTGCGCAACCTGGGCAAGTACACCTTTGCCGACGTCGCCTCGTTCCGCCTCGGGCAGAAAGAGATCCGCACCCTGTCCGCCTGCGGTTCGCTGGTGGTGGTGGCCTTCTACCTGATCGCGCAGATGGTCGGCGCCGGCAAGCTGATCGAGCTGCTGTTCGGCCTCGACTACCACGTCGCGGTGGTGCTGGTCGGCATCCTGATGGTCTGCTACGTGCTGTTCGGCGGCATGCTGGCGACCACCTGGGTACAGATCATCAAGGCCGTGCTGCTGCTCTCCGGCGCCTCGTTCATGGCGCTGATGGTGATGAAGCACGTCGGTTTCGACTTCGCCACCCTGTTCAGCGAAGCGATCAAGGCCCACCCCAAAGGCGAGGCCATCATGAGCCCCGGCGGCCTGGTGAAAGACCCGATCTCGGCGATGTCCCTCGGCCTGGCGCTGATGTTCGGCACCGCCGGCCTGCCGCATATCCTGATGCGCTTCTTCACCGTCAGCGATGCCAAGGAAGCCCGCAAGTCGGTGTTCTACGCCACCGGTTTCATCGGCTACTTCTACATCCTGACCTTCATCATCGGCTTCGGCGCGATCCTGCTGGTCGGCACCAACCCGGACTTCAAGGACGCCACCGGCGCACTGCTCGGCGGCAACAACATGGCGGCCGTGCACCTGGCCAACGCGGTGGGCGGCAGCTGGTTCCTCGGCTTCATCTCGGCCGTGGCCTTCGCCACCATCCTCGCCGTGGTGTCCGGGCTGACCCTGTCCGGCGCCTCGGCAGTGTCCCACGACCTGTACGCCAGCGTGTTCAAGAAGGGCAAGGCCACCGAGAAGGATGAGCTGCGCGTATCGAAGATCACCACCGTGGTGCTCGGCGTGCTGGCCATCGGTCTGGGCATCCTGTTCGAGAAGCAGAACATCGCCTTCATGGTCGGCCTGGCGTTCTCCATCGCCGCCAGCTGCAACTTCCCGGTGCTGATCCTCTCCATGTACTGGAAGAAGCTGACCACCCGAGGCGCCATGATCGGCGGCTGGCTGGGCCTGCTCACTGCCGTCGGCCTGATGATCCTCGGCCCGACCATCTGGGTGCAGATCCTCGGCAACGCCACGCCGATCTACCCCTACGAGTACCCGGCGCTGTTCTCCATCGCCGTGGCCTTCGTCGGCATCTGGTTCTTCTCGATCACCGACAAGTCGGTTTCGGCCAGCGAAGAGCGGGCGCGCTTCTACCCGCAGTTCGTACGTTCGCAGACCGGCCTGGGGGCCAGCGGCGCCGCCGCGCACTGA
- a CDS encoding alpha/beta hydrolase — protein sequence MTTFLIIPGYGDSGPEHWQSLWQQSDPRMQRVAQRDWWNPVCSEWVSNLEQAVAASGPDTVLVAHSLGCGLVAHWAAQTRQRIRAAMLVAPPDPEGPAAELNIVGFVPVPDLPLAFPSLLVASSDDPYSSLEHARAAATRWGSRWHNLGACGHINGDSGLGDWPEGRALLQSLLA from the coding sequence ATGACGACATTTCTGATCATCCCCGGCTATGGCGACTCCGGCCCCGAGCACTGGCAGAGCCTATGGCAGCAGAGCGATCCGCGCATGCAGCGGGTCGCCCAGCGCGACTGGTGGAACCCGGTGTGCAGCGAATGGGTGAGCAACCTGGAACAGGCGGTGGCCGCCAGTGGGCCGGATACCGTGCTGGTGGCCCACAGCCTGGGCTGCGGTCTGGTGGCGCACTGGGCGGCGCAGACCCGCCAACGCATCCGCGCGGCCATGCTGGTGGCACCGCCGGATCCGGAAGGCCCGGCCGCCGAGCTGAATATCGTCGGTTTCGTGCCGGTGCCCGACCTACCGCTGGCCTTTCCCAGCCTGCTGGTGGCCAGCAGCGACGACCCCTACAGCAGCCTGGAGCACGCCCGCGCCGCCGCCACCCGCTGGGGCAGCCGCTGGCACAACCTGGGCGCCTGCGGCCATATCAACGGCGACAGCGGCCTGGGCGACTGGCCCGAGGGCCGGGCG